DNA from Flavobacteriales bacterium:
GCCGACAAGGACCGGCACCAAGTATTCGTGGAGCCCGAGGGGTGGGACACCGTTGAAACGTACATCAACGGGTTCAGCACCAGTCTGCCGGAAGAGGTGCAGGTAGAAGCCCTGCGACGTATCCCGGGCTTCGCGCAAGCGCGTCTTTTCCGCCCTGGATATGCGGTGGAATACGATTACTTCCCCCCCACTCAGCTTCTGCCAACCCTGGAGACGAAGCTCATTGATGGTCTCTACTTCGCTGGCCAGATTAATGGAACAACCGGCTATGAAGAGGCCGCTTGCCAAGGCTTGATGGCAGGGATTAATGCCCACCTCAAGCAGAAAGAGAAAGAGCCCTTCATCCTTCGAAGGGACGAGGCTTACATCGGGGTGCTGATTGATGATTTGATTACCAAGGGCACGGACGAGCCCTACAGAATGTTCACCAGCCGGGCGGAGTACCGCATCCTGCTGCGACAGGATAATGCCGATTTGCGCCTGACCCCCCGCTCCCATGCGATGGGCTTAGCCGATGATGACCGAATGCGGCGAGTGGAGTTCAAACAGAAGCATGTACGGGACTTGGTTGCGGCCATGCGACGCGAAAGTGTCCATCCCGACGATGCAAACAATCTCCTCGTTCCACGTGGAACATCGCCCTTGAAACAGAAGGTGAAGCTTTACGACATTCTGCTTCGTCCACAGGTTCGGTTCATGGATCTGCCTGGGCTCTCCAAGCCCATTGAAGAACTAACAGCAGCATTGGGCGCTCTCCAAGAAGAGGTGGTCGAACAGGTCGAAATCGACGTGAAATACGAAGGCTACCTCAGTAAGGAGCGCGAAATGGCGGACCGCCTCGGGCAATTGGATTCGGTTCCCCTTGACCCCGAGATGGACTACACGCGCTTAAGCTCGCTTTCGTTCGAAGCACGCCAGAAGCTGCAACAGGTACGACCGAGCACCATGGGACAGGCATCCAGAATAAGTGGGGTGTCGCCAGCCGACCTGAGCGTGCTCCTGATTTACCTCGGACGATAACACCAACCCCGTTCCACGTGGAACATCCACTTGATTCCGCTCCCGCTGCATGCCCGATATGCGGGTCATCCAGCACTCGGAAAGTCCTCGACGTGGTGGACTTCCACCATTCCCAAGAGCGATTCCATCTGCTCGATTGCACCACGTGCGGCTTTAGGATGACCTTTCCTCAGCCCAAGGGGTCGAGCATGGGCCGCTACTATGCCTCCAGCGAATACCTCTCACATGAGTCCGCCGGAAAATCACTCACAGCAGCCATCTACCGTACCGTCCGTTCAGCCAGGCTTGCCACAAAGCATAAGCTCATCAGAGGCTTTGCACCATCAGGACGACTCCTGGACGTAGGCTGCGGAACGGGGGAACTCATCGCCTTCCTGGCTACCAAAGGCTATGCGGTCGAGGGTGTAGAGCCTGGTTCCAAAGCGAGTGCCCGGGCCAAGCAAAACCATCTGCTCAAGGTGTCCCCGAGCCTCGAAGACATCCCATTGCAGGAGCAGTTCCAATGCATCACGCTCTGGCACGTGCTCGAGCATCTTCCCGACCTCCAGGGTTCATTCAAACGCCTGAACGCATTGCTCGCACCGAACGGCTACCTGTTCGTTGCAGTTCCCGACCGCTCAAGCTGGGACGCCCAGCACTATGGCCCATACTGGGCCGCCTGGGATGTGCCGCGCCACCTGTGGCACTTCCGACAACGCGATGTTCATCAGCTTCTCCAAGCCCACGGCTTTACCCTCGTCCGGACCAATCGAATGTGGCTGGATGCCTATTATATAGCCCTACTGAGTGAACAGTATCGAGGAACACCGAAGTGGCTCCGGTGGGTCTTGGCCACGCTAATCGGAACCTTGTCAAATCTGTGCGCTTGGATACAGAACCGCCCATCTTCTAGCACGCTCTACATCGCCCAGAAGACATAGCCTCAGCAAGCTTGTTCTTATCGCCCCTGCCGGGATTTATCCCCCTCTGTCGTGGTCAGGTAAACACACACATGAATCACCCATCCTGAGTAAAATCTCAGCGCCCTCTGCAATCTTGTTAATATTCCTGATTATCAGGGGTTTAACCCCTTAGCCGCACTGCGGTGTGCCCCGCCGAACTGACGGCAACCAGTACCAGGGCGGGATAGAATACCTTTGCCCCCCAAGAACAGATGTGACCCCATGACTACTTCCATCCTCGCCCCTGTCCGAATTGCCGATGCCTTAATGCGTCTTGGTCTGAGTGAGCTGAGCAGCGGCGTATCCACCGGGCAAAACTGGTTGAAGGGGGAGGGCGAGGCGTTGGAGAGCAGGAGCCCGGTTGATGGCGCAATCATCGGCACGGTGCTCGGCGCCAGCCAGGCTGAATACGACCAGGTCATCGACCTAGCACGGCGTGCGTTCCTATCGTGGCGCAACTGGCCGGCCCCAAAGAGAGGAGAAGTGGTTCGTCAAATCGGCGATGAGCTACGCAAGCACAAGGCCGACCTTGGCCAACTGGTGAGCTACGAGATGGGCAAGAGCTACCAGGAAGGCCTGGGCGAAGTGCAGGAGATGATTGACATCTGCGACTTCGCGGTGGGCCTGAGCCGCCAGCTTCACGGCCTCACCATGCACAGCGAACGCCCCGACCACCGCATGTACGA
Protein-coding regions in this window:
- the mnmG gene encoding tRNA uridine-5-carboxymethylaminomethyl(34) synthesis enzyme MnmG; this encodes MPTREPYDVIVVGGGHAGCEAAAAAANLGSKVLMVTMNMGVIGQMSCNPAMGGVAKGQIIREIDAIGGYSGIVSDRSAVQFRMLNRSKGPAMWSPRTQNDRMLFAWEWRKSLEGIPNVHFLQESVVRLLTTAGPAPKVRGIVTSMGASISSHAVVLTSGTFMNGVMHIGERQIGGGRAGEKASHGITEQLVELGFSAGRMKTGTPPRVDGRSLDYRQMEEQPGDERPGKFSFSDATQPLARQLSCWMTYTSPEVHDILRTGFDRSPMFSGRIKGVGPRYCPSIEDKIDRFADKDRHQVFVEPEGWDTVETYINGFSTSLPEEVQVEALRRIPGFAQARLFRPGYAVEYDYFPPTQLLPTLETKLIDGLYFAGQINGTTGYEEAACQGLMAGINAHLKQKEKEPFILRRDEAYIGVLIDDLITKGTDEPYRMFTSRAEYRILLRQDNADLRLTPRSHAMGLADDDRMRRVEFKQKHVRDLVAAMRRESVHPDDANNLLVPRGTSPLKQKVKLYDILLRPQVRFMDLPGLSKPIEELTAALGALQEEVVEQVEIDVKYEGYLSKEREMADRLGQLDSVPLDPEMDYTRLSSLSFEARQKLQQVRPSTMGQASRISGVSPADLSVLLIYLGR
- a CDS encoding class I SAM-dependent methyltransferase yields the protein MGRYYASSEYLSHESAGKSLTAAIYRTVRSARLATKHKLIRGFAPSGRLLDVGCGTGELIAFLATKGYAVEGVEPGSKASARAKQNHLLKVSPSLEDIPLQEQFQCITLWHVLEHLPDLQGSFKRLNALLAPNGYLFVAVPDRSSWDAQHYGPYWAAWDVPRHLWHFRQRDVHQLLQAHGFTLVRTNRMWLDAYYIALLSEQYRGTPKWLRWVLATLIGTLSNLCAWIQNRPSSSTLYIAQKT